Proteins found in one Hemibagrus wyckioides isolate EC202008001 linkage group LG23, SWU_Hwy_1.0, whole genome shotgun sequence genomic segment:
- the trim35-28 gene encoding tripartite motif containing 35-28 yields the protein MAFAMDEDDIIDRPSLLESDLSCPVCRELYRDPLLLSCGHSFCGDCLERSWQNKRPKNCPVCRKNCDGETPIPNRALKNSTESFQKERTWRHTGAPAVICGLHQRDLQMFCVHDEAPICVECVPMHFGHDVKPIDHGVKYCEDLLNLKINILAEKLESFKKLKKRYNEAVNFIQSQSEEAEKQIRQEFERLHQILKDEESSRILALKKEEEQKKKIMKEKFESISSDITRLTELVQSLRREMSADHLVLLQNYQSLKFRAQWTDEEPQRFPSGALINMASHVGALDYKVWESMRSQVKCFPVLMDPNTISPWLLMSPDYASVKENTERQSVPDNPERFDPCVFVLGSEGFVSGRHRWEVYVGDNPKWVIGVCKESVARKRKFTVTTTAGVWSIGLSKGVYSGLTTPRTPLNVEKRPEKIRVKLNMDKGEVSFWDADSGAHLITYNDEFPSKLFPLFGPGLHKTPMAIQPAKLTK from the exons ATGGCCTTCGCTATGGACGAGGACGATATTATTGACAGGCCGTCGCTTCTCGAGTCTGATCTGAGCTGTCCGGTGTGTAGGGAGCTTTACCGAGATCCCTTACTGCTCTCATGCGGTCACAGCTTTTGCGGAGACTGTCTGGAGCGCAGCTGGCAGAACAAACGCCCAAAGAACTGTCCCGTGTGTCGTAAGAACTGCGACGGAGAGACGCCGATCCCGAACCGGGCCCTGAAGAACTCCACTGAGTCTtttcagaaagagagaacaTGGCGACATACGGGAGCTCCAGCAGTGATCTGTGGCTTACACCAACGCGATCTGCAGATGTTCTGCGTTCATGATGAAGCGCCCATATGTGTGGAGTGCGTTCCAATGCATTTTGGCCACGATGTCAAACCCATAGACCATGGAGTAAAGTATTGCGag GACTTGCTCAACCTCAAAATCAATATACTTGCTGAAAAATTGGAGTCTTTTAAGAAGCTGAAGAAACGATATAACGAGGCAGTCAATTTTATTCAG AGCCAGTCAGAGGAAGCGGAGAAGCAAATCCGACAGGAGTTTGAGAGGCTTCATCAGATTCTAAAAGATGAAGAATCGTCCAGAATTTTAGCCCTGAAGAAAGAAGAGGAGCAGAAGAAAAAGATAATGAAAGAGAAGTTTGAAAGCATCAGCTCTGATATCACCCGTCTCACTGAGCTGGTTCAGTCACTGAGGAGGGAGATGAGCGCAGATCATTTAGTTCTTCTACAA aACTACCAGAGTCTTAAATTTAG GGCCCAGTGGACAGACGAAGAACCCcaaaggtttccttctggaGCTCTCATTAATATGGCCTCACATGTTGGAGCACTGGATTATAAAGTTTGGGAGAGCATGCGGTCACAGGTCAAATGTT TTCCAGTGCTGATGGATCCAAACACTATTTCACCATGGCTATTAATGTCCCCTGACTACGCAAGTGTAaaagagaacacagagaggcaATCTGTCCCAGACAACCCTGAACGTTTTGACCCCTGTGTCTTTGTCTTGGGCTCAGAGGGTTTTGTGTCAGGTCGCCATCGTTGGGAAGTCTATGTAGGTGATAATCCAAAGTGGGTCAtcggagtgtgtaaggagtctgtGGCACGCAAGAGGAAGTTCACAGTGACTACAACAGCAGGTGTGTGGAGCATCGGCTTAAGTAAAGGAGTGTACAGCGGTCTGACTACTCCTCGCACCCCGCTAAATGTGGAGAAGAGACCCGAGAAAATCCGGGTGAAACTCAACATGGATAAAGGAGAGGTGTCTTTCTGGGATGCAGACAGTGGGGCACACCTCATCACCTACAACGACGAATTTCCTTCAAAGCTCTTCCCTCTCTTTGGCCCTGGGCTCCACAAAACTCCAATGGCTATTCAGCCTGCCAAACTCACAAAGTAG